The Leptospiraceae bacterium genome has a segment encoding these proteins:
- a CDS encoding methyltransferase domain-containing protein, which yields MDFIASVQKYYSEEVQDINDLKTKACCTTESYPKYVSDVLPLIASEIKNKYYGCGSPIPTVLKGLKVLDIGCGTGRDVYVLSKLVGEEGFVWGIDITKSQIEIAKKYIDYHTEKFGYRRPNVAFINDLIENIEDYFEEESLDLVISNCVFNLIFDKESVLRSIYKILKPGGEFYFSDNYADRRIPDHLKDHPVLYNECLSGALYKKDFIRLARKVGFMDPRVVSENTINLSNPEIEDLVGNIQFYSITYRLWKIPGLEDACEDYGQIAIYKGGIAESPHKFVLDATHIFEKGKPERVCGNTTLMLSATRFRPYFEIIGDFSTHYGEFKECGTITTTTTNSSGCGCSL from the coding sequence ATGGATTTCATAGCCTCAGTCCAGAAATACTATAGCGAAGAGGTCCAAGACATTAATGATCTCAAAACAAAAGCATGTTGCACAACAGAAAGTTATCCTAAATACGTAAGCGATGTGCTTCCGTTAATTGCTTCAGAAATCAAAAACAAATACTATGGTTGTGGTTCGCCAATTCCTACAGTCCTAAAGGGCTTGAAGGTTCTTGATATAGGTTGTGGAACAGGAAGAGATGTTTATGTTCTTTCGAAACTTGTGGGAGAAGAAGGTTTCGTTTGGGGGATTGATATTACCAAAAGTCAAATTGAAATTGCCAAAAAGTATATTGATTACCATACAGAAAAATTTGGTTATAGAAGACCCAATGTAGCTTTTATCAATGATTTGATTGAAAACATAGAAGACTACTTCGAAGAAGAATCTTTGGATTTAGTGATATCCAATTGTGTATTTAATTTGATTTTCGACAAAGAATCAGTTCTAAGATCAATCTATAAGATTCTAAAACCGGGTGGAGAGTTTTATTTTTCTGATAATTATGCGGACCGAAGAATCCCCGACCATTTGAAGGATCATCCTGTTTTATATAATGAATGTCTTAGTGGTGCTTTGTATAAAAAAGATTTTATACGACTCGCACGTAAAGTAGGTTTCATGGATCCAAGAGTGGTATCTGAAAATACTATTAATCTTAGTAATCCCGAAATCGAAGATTTGGTAGGAAACATACAATTTTATTCCATAACATATCGCTTATGGAAAATTCCAGGGCTTGAGGATGCATGTGAAGATTATGGACAAATCGCCATCTATAAAGGAGGAATTGCAGAATCACCTCATAAGTTTGTTTTAGATGCAACCCATATTTTTGAAAAAGGAAAACCCGAACGTGTTTGTGGTAATACGACTTTAATGCTCAGTGCTACCAGATTTCGACCTTATTTCGAAATTATCGGAGATTTCAGCACTCATTATGGTGAATTCAAAGAATGTGGCACAATCACAACAACTACAACAAATAGTTCTGGTTGTGGATGTAGCCTCTAA
- a CDS encoding DUF151 domain-containing protein: MRDDEIFEVKIVDISVTTVGFALIFKPAHFSTKEAVPIFIGPLEAYSISNELQGIKSPRPNTHDLMSNVLNLLGARILRVIINDLIGSIFYATIVLQFEDRILEIDARPSDSVALAIRLGCPIYMHKKVFRESAVVITNEDDDVTSPQPQEDVVTQKENPLKQKSKLEILQEQLQKAIEEENYEEAARIRDQIKELQQRDN; this comes from the coding sequence ATGAGGGATGATGAAATATTTGAAGTTAAAATCGTCGATATTTCTGTGACGACGGTGGGATTTGCTCTGATTTTCAAGCCAGCTCATTTTTCTACGAAGGAAGCTGTTCCCATTTTTATCGGACCTTTAGAAGCTTATTCAATTTCGAATGAACTCCAAGGTATTAAAAGCCCTCGGCCTAATACCCATGACTTAATGTCTAATGTTTTGAATTTATTAGGCGCAAGGATACTGCGTGTCATTATCAATGATTTGATTGGCAGTATTTTTTATGCTACCATCGTCCTACAATTCGAAGATCGGATATTAGAGATTGATGCTCGTCCGTCTGACTCTGTTGCATTGGCAATAAGACTGGGTTGTCCAATCTATATGCATAAAAAAGTCTTTCGAGAAAGTGCGGTTGTCATTACAAATGAAGATGATGATGTAACTTCACCTCAACCTCAGGAAGATGTAGTAACTCAAAAAGAAAATCCTCTAAAACAAAAATCAAAATTAGAGATACTACAAGAACAACTGCAAAAAGCTATTGAAGAAGAAAACTACGAAGAAGCTGCAAGAATCCGAGATCAAATCAAAGAACTCCAACAAAGAGATAATTAA
- a CDS encoding DUF4416 family protein: MNKRWKPPFEKEKLARLFIVAIYDEENQFRIEKFKEKFQNFFGKIDFELNIRPLLAIPSNYISNKEYGIFHLFSFERPISREEIVDIKYKVLKLENHYQKEGFPIIELDVGYVTEIQAIRTTISEDIHRIYLYKKIYSETLYFFDKNTYKPFIHTPKFYRSPDIITLFNDLRLIYVSNIPQ, translated from the coding sequence GTGAATAAGCGATGGAAACCACCCTTTGAAAAGGAAAAATTAGCGAGATTATTCATTGTTGCTATATATGATGAAGAGAATCAATTTCGAATAGAGAAATTCAAAGAAAAATTTCAAAATTTTTTTGGAAAGATTGACTTTGAGCTGAATATTCGACCATTGTTAGCGATTCCCTCAAATTACATATCCAATAAAGAATATGGGATTTTTCATTTGTTTAGTTTTGAACGACCTATATCCAGAGAAGAAATTGTTGATATAAAATACAAAGTTTTGAAGTTAGAAAACCATTACCAAAAAGAAGGTTTCCCCATCATAGAGCTAGATGTAGGTTATGTAACAGAAATACAAGCAATACGAACAACAATTTCAGAAGATATCCATCGAATATACTTGTATAAAAAAATATACTCTGAGACTCTTTACTTTTTCGATAAGAATACCTATAAACCTTTTATTCATACACCGAAATTTTATCGTAGCCCTGACATCATTACGTTGTTTAATGATTTAAGATTGATATACGTTAGTAATATTCCTCAATAG
- a CDS encoding ATP-binding protein, whose amino-acid sequence MTEIDFFKAKQQIEDEIQKEIDNSELELPLITFEKGEFKLNFFVHYIKKEHIFECIGIIKKYIDNIRIHTFDSNYIIFQSLGKNLYEVKNFLHEIKFKFVFFNINRVEITKIGNLQQEEIYAIIEVLKYFLKKTQKINHIEKLVQLGTKIYSHIENIPNEDRKFITAIDEDWETLGGYQEIKQEIQETILLPLQHQDVFLKVSELSRGKRTPNYPSAILFEGPPGVGKTTMAKIIASEARIPMVYVPIENILSKYYGESAKNLSEVFDHAEKFEKVILFLDEIDSLATSRDQGIVEATRRLLSVLLRRIDGLENNPNIITIGATNRAGDLDHALLSRFDVIIHFPLPDASERYKIFRKYIKHLKNEEVIELAKISQGFSGRNIKDVCEMAERKWSRLIIHQRNEVSPPPKEIYQEVIHRKQKEKELWEGLK is encoded by the coding sequence ATGACAGAAATCGATTTTTTTAAAGCAAAGCAACAAATCGAAGACGAAATCCAAAAAGAAATCGATAATTCTGAATTAGAACTTCCTTTGATCACTTTCGAAAAAGGTGAATTCAAGTTAAACTTTTTTGTTCATTACATTAAAAAAGAACATATCTTTGAATGCATAGGTATCATAAAAAAATACATAGATAATATACGTATCCATACTTTTGATAGTAATTATATCATCTTTCAATCTTTAGGAAAAAACCTTTACGAAGTTAAGAATTTTCTTCATGAAATCAAATTCAAATTCGTGTTTTTCAACATCAACCGTGTAGAAATCACAAAAATAGGAAATCTACAACAAGAAGAAATTTATGCTATCATCGAGGTATTAAAATATTTTCTCAAAAAAACTCAAAAAATAAATCACATAGAAAAGTTGGTTCAATTAGGAACAAAAATTTACTCTCACATAGAAAATATCCCAAATGAGGATCGAAAATTCATCACTGCAATTGATGAAGATTGGGAAACTTTAGGTGGGTATCAAGAAATCAAACAAGAAATCCAAGAAACTATTCTTTTGCCATTACAACATCAAGATGTTTTTTTAAAAGTGAGTGAATTATCACGTGGGAAAAGAACCCCCAACTACCCATCAGCAATCTTATTCGAAGGACCTCCAGGTGTAGGAAAAACCACGATGGCAAAAATCATAGCATCCGAAGCCAGAATACCAATGGTATATGTGCCAATTGAAAACATTCTTAGTAAGTATTATGGAGAGTCAGCAAAAAATTTATCAGAAGTTTTTGATCACGCAGAAAAATTCGAAAAAGTCATTCTGTTTTTAGACGAGATTGACTCTTTAGCTACGTCTCGTGATCAAGGGATTGTTGAAGCAACTCGAAGATTATTATCAGTTCTACTTCGAAGAATTGATGGATTAGAAAACAATCCAAATATTATTACCATTGGAGCAACAAATAGAGCTGGAGATTTGGATCATGCATTACTTTCTCGTTTTGATGTGATCATTCACTTTCCCTTGCCTGATGCTAGTGAGAGATATAAAATCTTTCGAAAATACATCAAGCACCTCAAAAACGAAGAAGTGATAGAATTAGCAAAAATCAGTCAGGGATTTTCAGGAAGAAATATTAAAGATGTATGTGAAATGGCGGAACGTAAATGGTCAAGACTGATAATCCACCAAAGAAATGAAGTTTCTCCACCACCTAAAGAAATTTATCAAGAAGTGATTCATCGAAAGCAAAAAGAAAAAGAACTTTGGGAGGGACTTAAATGA
- a CDS encoding ABC transporter ATP-binding protein/permease produces MIGNFFWLISFFKHYRIPLTIGLILAFFVSILNGISLTLFIPLFDALGSKSQEFYFPISEKERNLLEKTIRIYHDENNSKTFTNQNEKDAISKGTLLSNVKKIDKELSKEYLYYLNKLSDHHWSKFTPIEIIQLQLIVRTKLNINMMGFSALKIVILSSILIFILYILKLLLHLLSIRFIAGSGYKVIRDIRKIIYQKLHELPLHYFYKEKSGILLSRLVNDIEFLTPIISSNIRDTITNIFYLITHLFLLIYLNYKFFLISILSFPFILFPMMLVLKKIGKSTERSQNLLAELSSIMQEFINGIKTIRYFSLEDRVLEQLKQKNHRFTWRSFKEIYYLKMGPNIIELTSTLYTLFLIGLGIYYIDHQNFTTGEFFAFLLTTLFIIRPIIQFSSMIGKLQQASTIIQRIKEFLSILPEIKDPLNPKIKKPLKHYIRFENVSFQYPGTEQKVLENINFEVKVGQTVAIVGESGSGKSTLMDLLARFFDPTEGRILFDGIDIREFRIKDHRSRFGIVQQDTFLFYGTIKENIAYGSPNFSLKEIEKSARLAYVHDFIQSLPEGYDTVIGERGINLSGGQKQRIAIARAIYYNPEILIFDEATSALDPKSERLFQRALERLFKNRTTFIIAHRLSTIEKADVIIVLNKGKIIDMGTHEDLMNKTGLYSKLQEISREILVTSEIRKEN; encoded by the coding sequence ATGATAGGAAATTTTTTTTGGTTAATTTCCTTTTTTAAACATTATCGAATTCCATTAACTATTGGGTTGATCTTAGCCTTTTTTGTTTCTATCCTCAACGGGATTAGTTTGACTTTGTTTATCCCCTTGTTTGATGCTCTCGGTTCAAAATCACAGGAGTTTTATTTTCCCATAAGTGAAAAAGAAAGAAACCTACTTGAAAAAACAATAAGGATTTATCATGATGAAAACAACTCTAAAACATTTACGAATCAAAACGAAAAAGACGCAATCAGTAAAGGAACTCTACTTTCAAATGTGAAAAAAATAGATAAGGAACTATCGAAAGAATATTTATACTATCTAAATAAATTGTCTGATCATCATTGGAGCAAATTTACTCCCATCGAAATAATTCAACTTCAGTTAATAGTTAGAACCAAACTAAATATCAATATGATGGGTTTTAGTGCATTGAAGATTGTAATACTGAGCTCTATCTTGATTTTTATTCTTTACATTCTAAAGTTATTGCTCCATTTACTTTCGATACGTTTCATTGCTGGTTCTGGATATAAAGTCATTCGAGACATAAGGAAAATAATATACCAAAAACTTCACGAACTTCCCTTGCATTATTTTTACAAAGAAAAATCAGGTATATTGCTTAGTCGTTTAGTAAACGACATTGAGTTTTTAACACCAATAATATCAAGTAATATAAGAGATACCATAACCAATATCTTCTACTTGATTACTCACCTCTTTTTACTCATTTATTTAAATTATAAGTTTTTCTTAATTTCTATTCTCTCTTTTCCATTTATTCTATTTCCCATGATGTTAGTTCTAAAAAAAATTGGAAAATCAACAGAAAGAAGTCAAAATCTATTAGCAGAACTTTCATCAATTATGCAAGAATTTATAAATGGGATCAAAACAATTCGCTATTTCTCATTAGAAGATAGAGTCCTAGAACAGTTGAAACAAAAAAACCATAGGTTTACTTGGAGGAGTTTTAAGGAAATTTACTATTTAAAAATGGGACCGAACATCATTGAACTTACATCAACATTATATACTTTGTTTTTGATAGGATTGGGGATATATTACATAGATCATCAAAATTTCACTACGGGTGAGTTTTTTGCCTTTTTATTAACTACGTTATTCATAATTCGACCGATAATCCAATTCTCCAGCATGATAGGGAAGCTCCAACAAGCTTCAACTATAATTCAAAGAATCAAAGAATTTCTTAGTATCCTTCCAGAAATCAAAGATCCCCTCAATCCAAAGATTAAAAAGCCCTTAAAGCATTATATCAGATTTGAAAATGTTTCTTTCCAATACCCAGGAACAGAACAGAAAGTTCTAGAAAATATCAACTTTGAAGTCAAAGTAGGTCAAACTGTGGCAATTGTTGGAGAAAGTGGAAGTGGAAAATCCACCTTGATGGATTTGTTAGCTAGATTTTTTGATCCTACAGAAGGTAGAATACTATTCGATGGTATCGATATTCGAGAATTTCGTATAAAAGATCATCGTAGTCGATTTGGCATAGTTCAACAAGATACGTTTTTGTTTTACGGAACCATTAAAGAAAATATTGCTTATGGTTCTCCTAATTTTTCCCTAAAAGAAATAGAAAAATCAGCAAGACTTGCGTACGTTCATGATTTCATTCAATCTTTACCAGAAGGTTATGACACAGTGATTGGCGAGAGAGGTATCAATCTTTCAGGTGGTCAAAAACAAAGAATCGCTATCGCACGTGCCATTTATTACAACCCAGAGATCTTAATTTTTGATGAAGCTACTTCAGCATTAGACCCTAAAAGTGAAAGGTTATTTCAAAGAGCATTAGAAAGACTTTTTAAAAACAGAACGACTTTTATTATAGCTCACCGACTATCTACGATTGAAAAAGCCGATGTTATCATAGTTCTAAACAAAGGAAAAATCATCGATATGGGAACTCATGAAGACCTGATGAATAAAACAGGTTTATATTCTAAGCTTCAAGAAATCAGCAGAGAAATACTTGTCACTTCTGAAATCAGAAAGGAGAATTAA
- a CDS encoding response regulator, translating to MKKTILLVDDNDKYAKLIQEYFEQRGYRLERAYSGKDGLNKLQNFDIDYFDMIITDITMESQLAGLNFLKEARKLGFTGKIIIASTGLNYSIVLYLAPIFLNSLKVDYLIPKDSILKKDFKFYENKIFPTQKSKIEF from the coding sequence ATGAAAAAAACAATTTTACTTGTTGATGATAACGATAAATATGCAAAGCTAATCCAAGAATATTTTGAACAAAGGGGTTATCGTTTAGAAAGAGCATACTCAGGTAAAGATGGTTTAAATAAACTACAAAATTTCGACATAGATTATTTTGACATGATTATCACCGATATCACGATGGAAAGTCAATTAGCAGGTTTGAATTTCCTTAAAGAAGCAAGAAAATTAGGTTTCACAGGGAAAATTATTATAGCCAGCACTGGACTTAATTACTCGATTGTTCTTTACCTAGCTCCAATTTTTTTAAATTCTTTGAAAGTTGATTATCTCATACCCAAAGATTCCATTTTGAAAAAAGACTTTAAGTTTTATGAAAACAAAATTTTTCCCACTCAAAAAAGTAAAATTGAGTTTTAA
- the dgt gene encoding dNTP triphosphohydrolase, with the protein MKIEEFEDQFLAPYALKNTLHEGRFYQEQEDPYRTNFQRDRDRIIHSKAFRRLGYKTQVFVNNKGDSFRTRLTHSIEVSQLSRSISGMLKLNKDYAEAIALAHDIGHPPFGHQGESILDKIMENHNGFEHNKQNLRIVTVLEDRYPYCRGLNLSKATIKGLMKYNKIYEEDTHLKELFEEKKNQFPPLEWVIVDTCDRIAYLHHDLEDGIDSGYLILDQVLELEYWKNIYHYLEKEWNTKFTKARTSYKVRMMIRHSLNLFIRDFVETSKKNLDSLQLGSIQDVYSLQKKQNPVRNSDEFRHISDTIFEFLKKNLYYHPEIALMERKAEKILKLLFEEFLNHPKMLPIQYQEKILEFGIHRVVCDYISGMTDRYAIKLYKELR; encoded by the coding sequence ATGAAGATTGAAGAATTTGAAGATCAATTTCTTGCACCTTATGCGTTAAAAAATACACTTCACGAAGGTCGATTTTATCAAGAACAAGAGGATCCTTACAGAACCAATTTTCAAAGAGACAGAGACAGAATCATTCATTCGAAGGCTTTTCGTAGACTTGGCTATAAAACCCAAGTTTTTGTCAACAACAAAGGCGATAGCTTTCGGACAAGGTTGACACATAGTATAGAAGTAAGCCAATTATCAAGATCCATTTCGGGAATGCTGAAACTAAATAAAGATTATGCTGAAGCAATTGCTTTAGCTCATGATATAGGTCATCCTCCATTCGGTCATCAAGGTGAATCTATATTAGATAAAATCATGGAAAATCACAATGGCTTCGAACATAACAAACAAAATCTAAGAATTGTGACAGTTCTCGAAGATCGATATCCTTACTGTCGAGGTCTTAATTTATCCAAAGCAACCATCAAAGGTCTGATGAAATATAATAAAATCTATGAAGAAGATACTCATCTAAAAGAACTTTTTGAAGAAAAGAAAAATCAATTTCCACCTTTGGAATGGGTAATCGTCGATACTTGTGATCGGATTGCTTACCTACATCATGATTTAGAAGATGGTATCGACTCAGGATATTTAATCTTGGACCAAGTTCTGGAATTGGAATACTGGAAAAACATTTATCATTACTTAGAAAAAGAATGGAATACAAAGTTCACAAAGGCAAGAACTTCATATAAAGTGAGAATGATGATAAGACATTCATTGAATCTTTTCATTAGGGATTTCGTCGAAACTTCAAAAAAAAACTTAGACTCCCTGCAATTAGGATCTATTCAAGATGTGTATTCCTTGCAGAAAAAACAAAATCCCGTTAGAAACTCAGATGAATTTCGACATATTTCTGATACGATTTTTGAATTTTTAAAGAAAAATCTTTATTATCACCCAGAGATTGCTTTGATGGAAAGAAAAGCTGAAAAAATCCTAAAACTACTTTTTGAGGAATTTTTAAATCATCCCAAAATGCTTCCAATTCAGTATCAAGAAAAAATTCTCGAATTCGGTATTCATCGAGTTGTATGCGATTACATCTCTGGGATGACAGACCGATACGCCATCAAGTTATACAAAGAACTTCGATAA
- the metW gene encoding methionine biosynthesis protein MetW encodes MLYESLYKRVKEWIPEKSKVLDLGTGDGTFLKELIVEKNVIGEGVEINPEYVSLCIQKGLVVHQGDIMDGLDQYDDLSFDFILLLGTIQELKDPNKILDEVFRVGKNLIIAYSNFAHWFIRYQLMFLGRTPITPSMPLPWYKTPNIHSFSIKDFHDFCQERKFKIIKEAFFDKHGEVRWFPNLFAEQAIALIVKN; translated from the coding sequence ATGCTCTATGAATCCCTCTACAAAAGAGTAAAAGAATGGATACCCGAAAAATCAAAGGTTTTGGATTTAGGAACCGGAGATGGTACCTTTCTGAAAGAGCTGATTGTTGAAAAAAACGTTATTGGCGAAGGTGTGGAAATCAACCCCGAATATGTATCTTTGTGCATCCAAAAAGGTCTTGTCGTGCATCAAGGTGATATCATGGATGGTTTAGATCAATATGATGATTTGTCTTTTGATTTTATTTTACTTTTAGGAACCATTCAGGAGCTCAAAGATCCTAACAAAATCTTAGATGAGGTATTTCGAGTTGGGAAAAATCTCATCATCGCTTATAGTAACTTTGCCCACTGGTTTATACGATATCAATTGATGTTTTTGGGAAGAACCCCCATAACTCCATCTATGCCACTTCCTTGGTATAAGACACCAAATATTCATTCTTTTTCAATTAAAGATTTTCATGATTTTTGTCAGGAACGTAAATTTAAAATTATCAAAGAAGCTTTTTTTGATAAACATGGAGAGGTTCGTTGGTTTCCCAATTTATTTGCCGAACAAGCAATTGCTTTGATTGTAAAAAATTGA
- a CDS encoding homoserine O-acetyltransferase, translating to MPKKYSSDIGFVSTKTVRLPGFTTYFGHTFPYVDINYLTLGTLNESKNNVILVAHALSGNALVAGMDEQTGAVGWWEDYVGPGKAIDTNKFYVICSNVIGGCNGSTGPTSINPETNQPYNMSFPPITIQDMVKAQALLLDYLGIQKLFAVIGGSMGGMQALTWALHYPDLVHLCIPIATCMAHNAMQIAFNEVGRQAIMSDPNWNQGNYTPDKRPEHGLAVARMIGHITYLSAEIMEKKFGRKIQRNPLPTDIFPVFFSVESYLHYQGESFVKRFDPNSYLYITKALDMFDWFQGIENPEDALDKIKSKFLVISFDSDWLYPPEQSKQIVRLLKRANKSVTYMNLNTNYGHDSFLIPNKELSTVIASFLDLEFNLYSKMGETLHAL from the coding sequence ATGCCAAAGAAATATTCATCAGATATTGGTTTTGTTTCAACAAAGACAGTAAGACTTCCAGGTTTTACAACTTATTTTGGTCATACCTTCCCTTACGTTGATATTAACTATTTAACTTTGGGAACATTGAATGAGTCGAAAAACAATGTGATTTTAGTAGCCCATGCTCTTTCTGGAAATGCCCTAGTTGCAGGAATGGATGAGCAAACAGGAGCAGTGGGATGGTGGGAAGATTATGTTGGTCCGGGAAAGGCAATTGATACCAACAAATTCTATGTAATTTGTTCCAACGTCATAGGTGGATGTAATGGTTCTACGGGTCCAACGTCCATCAATCCTGAGACAAATCAGCCTTATAACATGAGTTTCCCCCCCATTACCATTCAAGATATGGTAAAAGCTCAGGCTTTATTGTTGGATTATTTGGGGATACAAAAATTATTTGCTGTTATTGGTGGTTCTATGGGAGGAATGCAGGCTTTAACATGGGCTCTCCATTATCCTGATCTAGTTCACCTTTGCATTCCGATTGCAACTTGCATGGCGCATAATGCCATGCAGATAGCATTTAATGAAGTAGGACGTCAAGCAATCATGTCAGATCCCAATTGGAATCAAGGTAATTATACGCCTGACAAAAGACCTGAGCATGGATTAGCCGTAGCCAGAATGATAGGTCATATTACGTATCTAAGCGCAGAAATCATGGAAAAAAAATTCGGTAGGAAAATCCAACGTAATCCTCTGCCAACGGATATATTTCCTGTGTTTTTTTCGGTTGAAAGTTATTTACATTATCAAGGTGAAAGTTTTGTGAAGCGTTTTGATCCAAATTCTTATCTTTATATCACTAAAGCATTGGATATGTTTGATTGGTTTCAGGGAATTGAAAACCCCGAAGATGCCTTAGATAAAATCAAAAGCAAATTTTTAGTGATTAGTTTTGACTCTGATTGGTTATATCCACCAGAACAATCCAAACAAATTGTTCGTCTTTTAAAAAGAGCAAACAAATCCGTAACCTATATGAACTTAAACACAAACTATGGACATGATTCCTTTTTGATCCCAAATAAAGAATTATCCACTGTTATTGCTTCCTTTTTGGATTTGGAATTTAATCTATACTCTAAGATGGGAGAAACCCTTCATGCTCTATGA
- a CDS encoding O-acetylhomoserine aminocarboxypropyltransferase/cysteine synthase, translating into MYQETLCLHAGQVPDPTTKSRAVPIYQTTSYVFDSVEHAANLFSLKEFGNIYTRIMNPTTDVLEKRVAALEGGVGALATSSGQAAITISILNICNAGDEIVSSSSLYGGTYNLFHYTLPQIGIKVHFVDPEDPENFRKAITPKTKLIFAETMGNPGLDILDFEAVSSIAHEHQIPLIIDNTVPTPYLCRPFDFGADIIVHSTTKFIGGHGTSIGGIIVDSGKFAWNQGKHPMMTEPDPSYHGLRYWDTFGKFEPFGGVNIAYIIKARIQWLRDVGVSMSPFNAWLFLQGLETLHLRMERHSQNALRVAEFLKSHPKVKKVIYPGLEDHPTYYLAKKYFHRGLYGALVGFELHGGVEQGKRFINNLKLISHLANIGDAKSLAIHPASTTHSQLTEEEQLSARVTPSFIRLSVGLEAYEDIENDIKQALDKV; encoded by the coding sequence ATGTATCAAGAAACTTTATGCTTACATGCTGGTCAGGTTCCTGATCCCACAACGAAGTCAAGAGCTGTCCCCATATATCAAACTACTTCGTATGTATTTGATAGTGTCGAACATGCTGCTAACTTATTCTCACTAAAAGAATTTGGAAACATATACACAAGAATTATGAATCCAACTACTGATGTATTGGAAAAACGAGTTGCAGCCTTGGAAGGTGGTGTTGGGGCATTGGCTACCTCTTCGGGTCAGGCTGCCATCACTATCTCTATTTTGAATATTTGTAATGCTGGAGATGAAATTGTATCATCAAGTAGTTTATATGGAGGAACATATAATTTATTTCATTATACTTTACCACAAATAGGAATTAAGGTTCATTTTGTTGATCCAGAAGATCCAGAAAATTTTCGAAAAGCCATAACACCAAAAACAAAATTGATTTTTGCGGAAACTATGGGAAATCCAGGATTAGATATATTGGATTTCGAAGCAGTAAGTTCCATTGCTCATGAACACCAAATCCCTTTAATTATTGATAATACTGTGCCTACTCCTTATCTTTGTCGTCCTTTTGATTTTGGAGCAGATATTATTGTGCATTCAACAACAAAATTCATTGGAGGACATGGCACATCCATTGGTGGGATAATTGTGGATTCTGGTAAATTCGCGTGGAATCAAGGGAAGCATCCAATGATGACTGAACCCGATCCCTCCTATCATGGTCTTCGCTACTGGGATACGTTTGGAAAGTTTGAACCTTTCGGTGGAGTCAATATTGCTTACATTATCAAAGCAAGGATTCAATGGCTTCGAGATGTGGGAGTAAGCATGAGCCCTTTCAATGCTTGGTTATTCTTGCAAGGACTTGAGACCCTCCATCTACGTATGGAACGTCATAGCCAAAATGCACTAAGAGTAGCTGAGTTTTTAAAATCTCATCCAAAAGTAAAAAAAGTAATCTATCCTGGCTTAGAAGATCATCCCACTTATTATCTAGCAAAAAAATATTTCCACCGTGGGTTATATGGAGCTCTGGTGGGTTTTGAACTTCATGGTGGAGTTGAACAAGGAAAAAGGTTCATTAATAACTTAAAGTTGATATCTCATTTAGCAAATATTGGGGATGCAAAATCCTTAGCCATTCATCCAGCTTCTACCACACATTCCCAGTTAACCGAAGAAGAACAACTATCCGCAAGAGTCACACCTTCTTTTATTCGTTTATCAGTAGGACTTGAGGCTTATGAGGACATTGAAAATGATATTAAACAAGCATTAGACAAGGTATAA
- a CDS encoding biopolymer transporter ExbD: MSNGIQKPKEYISTINITPFTDVILVLLIIFMISIPNIYLTSYQIRLPKGTSDTTLKSYTEIIAIDQNGNIYYKNRLINKTELEGFFFQKSEQEKKQSVILINADQNTKHGQVVEIISLLKDLGYANVHIGISK, translated from the coding sequence ATGAGTAACGGAATCCAAAAACCGAAAGAATACATAAGTACTATCAACATCACTCCCTTTACAGATGTTATCTTAGTTTTGCTAATCATTTTTATGATATCTATACCCAATATTTATCTCACTTCTTATCAGATTCGATTACCGAAGGGCACAAGTGATACTACTTTGAAGTCTTATACAGAAATCATAGCAATTGATCAAAATGGAAATATTTATTATAAAAACAGACTCATAAACAAAACTGAATTAGAAGGTTTTTTTTTCCAAAAGAGTGAACAAGAAAAAAAACAGTCAGTGATTTTAATCAATGCAGACCAAAACACAAAACATGGTCAAGTTGTTGAGATCATCAGTTTATTAAAAGATTTAGGTTATGCCAACGTCCACATTGGAATATCAAAGTAA